Genomic window (Streptomyces cadmiisoli):
CGGCCGCTGGCACCGGATCGAGGAGCCGGAGGCGTACGTCCGCCAGGTCCTGTACCGGCAGCAGATCAGCCGCTGGCGGCTGAAGTGGCCGCGCCGCGAACTGAGCGTCGCCGACCCGCCCGAGCCGGCCGCCGGCCGCGACACCACGTCGTCGGCGGAACTGCGCCTGGTACTGCGGCAGGCGCTGGCCCGGCTCACCGACCGGCAGCGCACCGTGCTGGTGCTGCGCTACTTCGAGGACCTCCCGGAGGCCGAGGTGGCCCGGCTGCTCGGCTGCTCCGTCGGCACCGTACGGTCCACCACCCATCGCTCGCTGGCCCGGCTGCGCGCCCTCGCGCCCGAACTGACCGCGCTCGGCCCCGGCGCCGAGCGCGGACCGCGCCCGTCCCGTGACAACTCGCCCGTGGAGGTGCGTCCGTGAACGTCGAGGAACTGGTGCGCGACTCGCTGCGCGAACAGGCGGCCGAACAGCGGCCCGCCGACCCCCGGTTCGCCGACCGGGTGCTCGCCGTCCGCAGGCGCCGCCGCACCCGCAGGCTGGCCTCGCTGGCCGGAGCCGCCGCCGTCGCGGTGGCCGTCGCGGTGGGGGTGCCGCTGCTGGACTCCGGCGACGAGCAGGTGCGCCCGGCCGGCCGGCCGGCCGGGTCCGGGACCAGCGCGCACCCCGACCAGTCCCCGCCCCGCGACCTGATCGCGGCGGGCGACACGGCGCTGGCCGCGTACTACACGACCGAGGTCGTCGCGCGCACCGAGGTCCGCGGCGTGGAGGAGCGCGCCTACTGGCTGCTGGACCCGGCAACCGGCCGGTACGAGAAGGACGGCAGGTGGTCCTTCGTCGCCGTCGCTCCCGGCCTGGGGACCGCCGCCGTGCTGGAACGGGCCCTGCCCGCCCGGCGGATCGGTCTGCTCGACCTCGCGACGGGGGAGGTCGAGCGGTGGATCCCGGCTCCGCAGGGCGCGGGCGGCCTCGCGTTCTCCGACGACGGCAGGCAGCTGATCGCGACGACCTACGACGAGAACCCGGATCTGCGCGACAGGGCGGCCGGGGCCGGGGGAGGGTCCGACTGGATCTCGCGGTTCGGCCGGTCGAGCCGGACCGGTTTCCTCGTCGCCGACGTGCGCGGCGGCGGTGCCGGCTGGAGCGCGGTCCCGGCGACGCTCGACATCAACGCACGCCAGGACTTCGCCTTCAGCCACGACGCCCGGCTGGTGTACACGCAGTTCATCGGCGGGCGGGACGGACTCCAGCGGTTCTACGACCTGACGGGCGAGCGGGTCGCCGCGCCCGTGGACGAGCGGCACCTCCGGTCGGACGTCACCGCGCGGCTGTCCCCGGACGGCCGGCTCGCCGCCCTCGGGCTGACGGCGGAGCGCAAGGACGCGTCGTACTCGGCGATCCTCGATCCGCGCTCGGGCAAGGAGGTCGCCAGGGTGCGCGGGGCGGAACTGCTGGCCTGGGCGGACGACCGGCGGCTCATCGCCTGGGAGCGGACGCCGGGTTCGGAGCCGTACCGGCCCCGGCTCGTCCTGGTGACCGTCGGCAGCGAGCGGGTCGTGCCCCTCAGTGGGGTCAACGCGCAGGGCCCGTCCGGTCCGGGGCGGAGGTGGTGGCCGGTCTTCGCGCCGCGCTGATCAGCCGGCGGCCGCGAGCCGTCCGTGCTCCGCCAGCAGCGCGTCGGCCGTCTCCCGGCCGGCGGGCC
Coding sequences:
- a CDS encoding WD40 repeat domain-containing protein, coding for MNVEELVRDSLREQAAEQRPADPRFADRVLAVRRRRRTRRLASLAGAAAVAVAVAVGVPLLDSGDEQVRPAGRPAGSGTSAHPDQSPPRDLIAAGDTALAAYYTTEVVARTEVRGVEERAYWLLDPATGRYEKDGRWSFVAVAPGLGTAAVLERALPARRIGLLDLATGEVERWIPAPQGAGGLAFSDDGRQLIATTYDENPDLRDRAAGAGGGSDWISRFGRSSRTGFLVADVRGGGAGWSAVPATLDINARQDFAFSHDARLVYTQFIGGRDGLQRFYDLTGERVAAPVDERHLRSDVTARLSPDGRLAALGLTAERKDASYSAILDPRSGKEVARVRGAELLAWADDRRLIAWERTPGSEPYRPRLVLVTVGSERVVPLSGVNAQGPSGPGRRWWPVFAPR
- a CDS encoding SigE family RNA polymerase sigma factor encodes the protein MDADAQEDFRRFVANRSSALLRTAVLLSGGDRHAAEDLLQNALIKAAGRWHRIEEPEAYVRQVLYRQQISRWRLKWPRRELSVADPPEPAAGRDTTSSAELRLVLRQALARLTDRQRTVLVLRYFEDLPEAEVARLLGCSVGTVRSTTHRSLARLRALAPELTALGPGAERGPRPSRDNSPVEVRP